A region of the Geomonas subterranea genome:
CGGCATCCGTTATTCCCCTCATCACCCCGTGGTGTGAGCCGGCGAACTCGTTCCGTATGTCCTCGTCAAAGAGGTAGGTAAGGCCGAAGAGACCGGCGGTCACGAAGGTCCCCGTGAGATAGGGATCCACAGGCCCCTTCAGAAACAGTTTCCCCTCCCCCGCGAAACGACCCGCCTCTTCCTTGATGGCGCTCACGCTGGTGAAGACGTTCTCGGCCGCCTGGAGCGGGGCGACCAGGGCCAATTGAAAAACGGCGATCAGGAGTAGAAGGGAAAATGAAAGAAGCGCGGGAGGGCAGGTAATGCTGAGGAAGCGGGATCGCGACTGCTGCACCGGGGAGGTTCTGCCTGAAACGGTCACTGTCTTGGTCATCGACTTTCTCCGTCCTGTTTCTATCTCACGTTAGAGCAACCTGTGGGGAGGGCGCGGCGACCACTGACGCTACGGCAGCCTGTTCCGCTGGCTCAGGTTAAAAAAAAACAGCGCCCTGCTTCTGGCGCTGTTTTAAGGTGGTGATCCCAAGGGGACTTGAACCCCTGTTACCGACGTGAAAGGCCGGTGTCCTAACCACTAGACGATGGGACCTAACTATGTTGCAGCTTGCAATGAAGCTGGGGATGGTATGGCTGGGGTACAAGGATTCGAACCTTGGATGACGGAGTCAGAGTCCGTTGCCTTACCGCTTGGCGATACCCCATCGCGAGAGACCAGTTTAATACCAGAACAGTGCCGGCAAAGTCAAGCTTCTTTTTTCGCCCTTGCCGCCTCTGCGCCAGTTTCTATCGCCTTGACGTTGGCCGGGATGAACCTGTGGTTGCGCTCGGGGAGCGCCTGGGAGAGCGCCGAGACGAGGGAGGGGAGCTGCACCGCGCCGGTAAGGGCGACATAGGCCCCCACCGCCACCATGTTCACCATCCTGAGATCGCCCAGTTCGGTTGCTATCTCGTTCATGGGAACCGTCACGACCTGGATGTCGGTGCGGTTCAGGGCCGAGACGTCGACCAGCGAGGAGTTCACGATGAGAATGCCACCCGGGCGGACCCGGGCGCCGAAACGCTCCAGGGAGGCCTGGTTCAGCACCACCAGCACCGAGGGCTGCCCCACCACGGGCGAGCCGACCGCGCCGTCGGCGATCACCACCGTGCAGGTGGCCGAACCGCCCCGCTTCTCGACCCCGTAGGCGGGAAAGTAGCTTACATTTTTACCTTCATCTATCGCCGCATAGGAGAGCAGGTTGCCGGCCAGAAGGACACCCTGGCCACCGAACCCTGCTATCAAGACATCTTTACGCATCCGCGTCCCTCCGAACCTCGTTCAAGGTATGACATTCGTTCCGCGTTCTCATCTACTTCGCCAGGTCCCCCTCTCCCGCCGGGAGAGAATGGCCGCAGGCCGGGTGAGAGGGAAGCCACGTGCAACTGCTTGGCCGATAGCAACGCCCTCGCCCCTTCCCCCCCTAAAGGTAGAGGAAGAGAAGGTCCCGCCCCCCTACTCTTCCTTCTTGAACACGCCCAGCGGGAAGTAGGGGATCATCTCCTCCCCGATCCTCGCATTGGCCTTGAGGGGGTTCATCCCCCAGTTGGTCGGGCAGGCGGACAACACTTCGACGAAGGAGAATCCCTTCCCCTGGGCCTGGTAGCCAAACGCCTCGCGGATCACCTTCTTGGCCTCCAGTACGTGCTTGGGTGAATCGACCGCGACCCGCGCGGAGTAGGCAACGCCACCCAGTTGAGCCAGCAGTTCCGCCATCCTTATGGGGGAGCCGTCCTTGGACTTGTCCCTGCCGTAGGGGGAGGTGGACGTCTTCTGCCCCACCAGGGTGGTCGGAGCCATCTGGCCGCCGGTCATGCCGTAGGTGGTGTTGTTCACGAAGACGACGGTGATGTCCTCGCCGCGGTTGGCGGCGTGGATGATCTCGGCGGTGCCGATGGCGGCCAGGTCGCCGTCACCCTGGTAGGTGAAGACGAAGCTGCCGGGCTTGGCGCGCTTGACGCCCGTGGCCACGGCGGGAGCCCTGCCGTGAGGAGCCTCCACCACGTCGATATCGAAATAGCCGTACAGAAAGACGGAGCAGCCGACCGACGCGACACCTATGGTCTGTTCCTGCACCCCGTAAAGGTCCATGGCGTCGGCCACCAGCCGATGGATGGTGCCGTGGTGGCAGCCGGGGCAGAAATGGGTCTGCACGTCCTTCAAACTTTGCGGTCTTTTGAAAACCTGTTGCATATGGATCAACCCCTTTCCCGGCCTAGCGCGCCGTCTCGCCGTAGTTCTTCCTGATCACTTCGAGCAGCTCCTCCGGCGACGGGAGGGAGCCCGCTCCCGGCGGCCTGCCGTAGAAGGAGACCTGGGCGGCTGCGCCTACGCTGAGACGGACGTCCTCGACCATCTGTCCGGTGTTGAGCTCGACGACCAGCACCTTGCCGGCCCGCCCCGCCGCTTCCTCCAGCGCCTTCTCGGGGAACGGGAACAGGGTGACCGGACGGAACAGCCCCACCTTCATCCCCTCCGCCCGCGCCATGGTCACGGCGGTGTGGGCGATCCTGGAGACGGAACCGAAGCCGACGACGATGAGGCGTGCGTCCGCGGTCTCGTACTCCTCCGAGATGCACTCCTTCTCCTTCATCACCTTGTACTTTGCGTGCAGGTGCCAGTTGTGGGCCTCGAGCTCGCCGTCACCCAGGAACAGGGACTTGACCACGCGCTGCTCCGCACCGCTCTTGCCGCGCACCGCCCATCCCTTGGCCGGGAGCTCGCGCACCGGGCGCGGGTTCGGAACGAGCGCCTCTTTCATCTGGCCGATCACGGAATCCCCCAGGAGCATGACCGGGGTGCGGTACAGGTCGGCGAGGTCGAAGGCGTGCATGGTGAGGTCGTACATCTCCTGCACCGAGTTGGGGGCGAGGACCGGGATGTGATAACCGCCGTGGCCGCCACCTTTCACGCATTGGAAGTAGTCCGACTGGGAGGCGTCGATGCCGCCAAGCCCGGGACCGGAACGGGAGATGTTGATGATGACGCCGGGGAGCTCGGCTCCGGCCATGTAGGAGATCCCCTCCTGCTTCAGGGAGATGCCGGGGCTCGAGGAGGAGGTCATGGCGCGCACACCGGTGGCGGAGGCCCCAAGGAGCATGTTGATGGCCCCGATCTCGCTCTCGGCCTGGATGAACTCGCCGTTCAGCCCGGGGAGCTCGCGCGAAAGGTATTCGGGAATATCGCTTTGCGGGGTGATGGGATAACCGAAGTAGTAGCGGCAGCCGGCTTCGACCGCGCCCATGGCGGCAGCCTCGTTACCCTTAACAAAAAGCCGTTTAGACAATTGACCCTCCCACAGATCCTGCCGGCCGGGATGCACCCCGGGCAGTCGACGCGCTCAGGGCGATGCACCGCGCTCTGTCGATCTATCAGCAGGCAACACTTTTTCAGTGTGAACGAAGAAATTACTTGAAGACAGTTATGGCAACATCGGGACAGATTTCGGCGCAGAGAGCGCAACCGGTGCACTGCTCCTGATTGGGAGCTTCAGCCGGTGCATAACCCTGGATATTGACCTTTTCGCACAGCCTGATCAGCTTCTTCGGGCAAGCAATGGTGCAGATACCGCAACCTTTGCAACGCATTTCGTCTATTACAATTTTCCCCATGCCTAAGTCCCCTCATTGTCTCGCGGCCGCCTCCGGCCATGCAATCAGCGCTGGAAACTAGCAGAATTTTGTGAAGCCAGTCAACTTTTTTGTTTACACATGTGATTTATCCCTTGATTTTAAACCTGTGTATAGTTTAATAATATGCGTCTCATTTAACGCACCTTAAAAATATAAAAGGAGGAGCGAACAATGGCATCATCACTGCTCGAATTGACGGCAAGCATTGTCTCATCACATGCCTCGGTTACAGAGATGTCAGGCGACGATTTGCTTCTTGAGCTGCAGAAGGTGCATGGCGCCCTGCAGAAGCTAGAAGTGGAAACTGGCGAGGGGGTGGAACGGGGTGAGGGCAAAGGTCCGGCCGTCACCCTGAAGAAGGCCTTCCAGCCAGACCAGATAAGCTGCATGCTCTGCGGCAAGAGCGGCATGAAGACACTTGCGCGCCACCTGGCCCAGGTCCACGGGATAAAGCCCGGTGAATACCGCAAACAGTTCGGTATCCCCAGCAACCAGGCCCTGACCGCAAAGAATTTCTCCGAGGCGCGCAGAAGGATGGCGCAGGAGAAGGGGCTTGCGGACAACCTCGCCAAGGCACGCGCCGTGCGGGCGGCAAAACTGGCCGCCAAGGGCGGTGCCGAAAAAAAGCCCGCGAAGACGCCGCGCGTGCCGAAACAAAAGCAGCAGATGAGCGCGTAGGACAACATGTAATGATGCCTGTCTGCCTCCAGTGGGACGGTTCGGGCTTTCCGGAGTCGCCTCAGGACGATTCCGGAAGCTGCCCGGCCTGATCCCGCCCGAGTCGCAGTTTCAATATACCTATGAAAAAAGCCGCCCCAAAGGCGGCTTTTCTTCTGCTCCGTACCGGCCAAGGCGCCAGGTGATCTGTCATCTACGCGGCGTAACCTTCCGTCTCGCCACCACTCCCGTTTTCCTCGGGCCTCGCCCGGTGCCGGTGGGAACCGTTTTCCGCCGGAGTTTCGCCACCTCGTCGGCGGTGAGGTGCCTGAAGTCGCCCGGTTTCATGTCGCCGATCACGAGAAAGTCATAGCGCGACCTCTTCAGACGCACCACGTTCAGCCCGACGGCCTCGCACATGCGACGCACCTGGCGGTAGCGTCCCTCGTGGATGGTGATGGATATCCAGGAGTTGTTCTCGCTTTCACTCACCGGAAGGACCTTGGCCGGCGCGGTCATGCCGTCCTCGAGTTTCACCCCCTCGGCAAGCCTCCGGATCTGCTCGGCCGAAACCTGCCCGCTCACCCGCACGAGATAACCCTTGTCCACCTCGTGGCTTGGGTGCATCAGCATGTTGGCGAAGGCCCCGTCGTTGGTCAAAAGCAACAGCCCTTCGGTGTTGTAGTCGAGGCGGCCGACGGGATAGACGCGCTCCTTGATCCCCTTCAGCAGATCGGTGACGATGGGGCGCCCTTCCGGGTCCTTCATGGTGGTCATGTAGCCGACCGGTTTGTAGAGGAGCAGGTAGACCCGCTGCTCGGTCACGGTGATGGACTTGCCGTCCACGGTGATGGTATCGGTATCGGGGTCGGCCTTGGTCCCAAGTTCGGTGACCACGACGCCGTTGACGGCCACCCTCCCCGCGGCGATTATGGTTTCAGACTCGCGGCGCGAGGCGATTCCGGCCTGTGAAAGTATCTTCTGTAAACGCTCCTGCATGTTAGCTCCTTACCTGGGTCTCCCCGGTTGACTGGACAAATGGTACTCATAGCATGGTGCTGTAGCAACCGCAAGTTTTAACCCCACCCCCGGCCGTCACTGTTGCTTCCAGTCAGCCCGCTTATCGCGGATTCTTGATTATAGATTTTTAATAGCACTCTGATACCCTTCTTTGGTTCCGGTTCAGACATCTCCGTGTCGCATAACCGCGACTCAACCCTTATGAAGGAGGCTCCACATGACCAAGTCCTACAAAAGAGACGGTCAGCAGTATCTCTACTTCTCCCAGAAAACAGGCGACAGCGTGTGCGTCATGGACATCGGCAAAAACAAACCCAAGCTGGTTGAGACGATCAAGGTGGGTGTGCAGCCGGCAAGTCTGGTCACCAACAGGAGCAAGACGCGCCTCTACGTGATCAATAGAGGCTCAGACAGCGTCAGCATAGTAGACACGACGACCGCCCCCATGGAGACCGTGGCCACCCTGTCCCTGGGGGCGGTACCCTACGCGATAGCGGTCGACCCCGAACAGACGAGGGCTTTCGTCAGCTGCGGTCCCATGGACGCGGGAACCATCAAGATCATCGACCTCACCGTGAACCCGCCTGTACTGGTAAACACCACACCAGTGCGCGGCCTGCTGTTCCACGGCATGGCGGTGTCGCCAGATAGCAAACGCCTGTTCGTGGCCGGCGGTCCCAAGGATGACACCATCAACGACAGCCTCTCGGTCTATGACATCACCGCCAGCGCACCGGTCCTGATCGCTACGGTAGAGGGTCAAAACGAGAGCCCCGAATTCGTCTACGTCAATCCGACGGGATCCTACGCCATCGCGAGTTTCAGGCAGGGGGGCATAAACGTCTTCGATGCGGCAGCCACCCCTCCGGTACTGCTGTCGACGGTGGGAAGCGGCGAGGTCAACGGCTCCGCGCTCAGCCCGGATGGACACCTGCTGCTCATGGGGTACGCCGAACCTGCCGGGGGAGAGGGTAACTTTGCCATCTATGACGTTTCGTCCATCCCCCCCGGCACCGGCCTCTTCTTCACCAACGCCTACCCTCCCGGGCCGATGACCTTCAGCGCGGACGGGGCGCGGCTGTACATGATGAGCGGCAACGAGCTGGTGATGTTCGACATGACCATGCACCCTCCCCAGGTGACCGGCCATGTCGCCGTCACCGGACCAGCGGGGGGGATTACCATTTAGAGTGGAGCGATTCTGGTTATTGCCTTGTTTCCGGCAACCTGATAAAAAGGTGGGCCGCCACCGGCGGGAGCAACGCCAGGAAACAAGGAGTAGAAGCAGATGGATACCAGACAACTCGCACTAAAAAAGAACAAGGCCGTTGCCGGCGCCCTATTGGTGGGTGCCGCCCTGCTTTTCATCGTGGCCCGGTTTAACCACGGCACCGGCCCCTGGGCCTGGGTCGCCGCCTTCGCGGAGGCAGCCATGGTCGGCGCTTTGGCGGACTGGTTCGCCGTCGTCGCCCTGTTCCGGCACCCGCTGGGGCTCCCCATCCCGCACACCGCCATCGTCGCGGAGAAGAAGGAGAGTATCGCCGACAACATGGGGCGGTTCATACAGGAGAAGTTTCTCGCCACCGAGGTGCTGGTGGAGCGGATGCGGGAATTCGACCCCGCGAGGCACCTGTGCAACTACCTCCTTGACCGTGACAACGCCGCGGGACTGGCCAGGGGAATCACCCGCGTCATCTCTGAATCCATCGATTTTTTGGAGGACGAGCGTGTCAGCAAGGTGGTGAGCGCTGCGCTGGGGGATCGGATCGACAGGTTCGACGCGGCGACCTCGGCTGCGAACCTCTTCGATAGTCTGAGGAAGGATAGCAGGCATCAGGTGGTGCTCGACGAGCTCTTGAAGCGCCTGGGGGGCTGGCTGGCGACACCGGAGTCGCAGGAGAAGGTGGCAGTGGCCCTGGACAACTGGGTGGACGCGGAGTATCCGCTTTTGAGCAAGTTCATCCCGAACCGTCCCCAGTTCTCCCGGAACGCCGGTGAGAAGATCGTCAAGAAGGTGAGCGGGTTCCTCGATGCAGTGAACGCGGACCCGACCCACGAGCTGCGGCACGAATTCGACCGGGCCGTGAGCGACTTCATCGTGAGGCTCAGGCACGACGAAGGGATGCGGGAAAAGGTAGCGGAGCTGAAGCGGGAACTGGTTGATAACCAGCAACTCTCCCACTACGCGAAGGGTTTGGTCAGCGACCTGAAGAACTGGATGGTGCAGGACCTGGACCGGGAGCACTCGAGCATCCAGAAAAAGATCGCCGACGCGGCAGTGGCGCTGGGGAACACCCTTTCCCAATGCGGCGAACTGGGGGATTCCATCAATGAGCACCTGGAAGGGGTGGTGAGAAAGTACGCGGGCGATCTGAGGAGCGGCCTTGCCAGACACATCTCCGGGACCGTGAAGGAGTGGGAAAACGAGGAGTTCATCAACGAGATCGAGCTCAGCATCGGGTCCGATCTGCAGTTCATCAGGATGAACGGGACGCTGGTGGGCGGCATGATCGGTATCCTCCTGCACGCGGCGTCGCTGGTCATTGGATAGATCCTTACTTCACCCTCGCTGTTCCTGCACATCGGATTCTGTTACTTTCTCTCAACTCCCTTAATCTTCTGTATGTTCCAGGGCGCGCGCAGCGCCCTGCCTTCCACAAAAAAAAGAGGCGGGTTATGCACCCGCCTCTTCCACAGCAAATTTATATGCCAATTACGGTGTAACGGTTGGAGCGGCGAGCGTTACACTGACGCCCCTCTGGGAGGAGATTGCGCCCTCAGTGTCCTTGAGCCAGACATAAAGAGCCCTGGTTGTGGGGTTAGTGGAGATTATACTGCCGGTGAAGTCAAACTCGAGCGGCAGAGTCGGCAGGCCTGTGGTGAACGCAGTTGCAGCAGGCTTGGCACTGGTGGTGGTTACGGCATAGCCAGCGATGGTCCTGCCAGACTTGACCACGTACTCCAGTTGGTTGATCGAGGCTATATTGCCGGTGGCCGCACCGGTTGCAGTAAGTACAGTTATCTGCGGGCTATCGCTGACAACTACCGAACGTGCAGCGGACGGGGAATGACCAGCTGCGTCTCTGATCCAGGCATAGAGAGGTACATTGTATCTTCCACCTGCCACCTGGGTGATTCCCGAGTCATAATCGAAAGTGGCGGATGTCGTTCCATTCACTGTATCCATGGTGTGCCAAGTAGCGCTTGCCGGGAAAGTGGGGCTCTCAGATATCGCGCACTCAAGGGTGCCGCCAACATACCCTTTACCTTGGATGGTGACCGGGATAGCGTTGCTATCCATCTGCACGGTGTAAGGAGCGACGAAGTTCGTGATCGCGGGGGAGTTGTTGAACACGATCTTCTGGTTGGTTACGCCGGCCACCTGTACAGACTCGTTATTTTTAAAATCCCTTGCCCATGCAAAGAGATAGACCGTACGATCTGTGTTATCCAGGGTGCCTTGGTAATCAAAGACAGGATTGGTAGTCCACACGGTTGGTGCCGGCGCTGACGCCGGATCCGGGTCTGTCGAGGTTGTAATCGCGTAATCCTTAACCCCACCATTGTCCGTTGCGTAGATGCTGATCCCTGCTACCGGCCCAGTGGTACCCACTTTTGTGCCAGGAACACTGAAGGCCTTGACGACCGGTTTCTGGGTGTCGGTCAGGTCGACACTGACGCTTGCAGTAACCGTAGGCACGCTAAGGGAAGCCGATGCCTCTTTGAAGAAGGCCCAGTTGCTCGCGGACTCACCTGCTTTCAGAAGGTCCGACTTCATGAAGAACTCTGCTTGAAAATAGAGGTTACTGGTGGCTTGGCTAACTGCCGGTGCTACTAATCCAGTGTGGGTAGTAGATGGCGTTGCAGCAAGGTGTTGCCGCCCCGGGAAAGCCGTGGTCCTGCTTGTCAGGGACCATGCATCCTGCAAGCCCTTCGCCGCAAGATCAGCTGCGGGAATGACACCCACGGTATAGACTTCCCCGGAAACGGTCGATGCAGGAGTCGTCATGGTGACAGCAACATCAGCCAAGGTCACTGCAGATATGGTGTTGGCACCATTAGCAATAACGGCATTGCTGGCGGACTTGCCATACTGCATCAGCACGTTCGGGGTTCCGCCCTCGTAATAAACGGCTTCCACAGTGTAGGTGCCGACCGGCAAAACTACGGGGGCTACGGTTTCCCCGACAGCTCCGTCTACGACCGCCCTGTAATGCGTATTAATCTCGTTGAGCACGACCCTGTACCGGCCAGGTTCAGTAGTGGGCAGGTTGGCAACCATCTTGGCTGCAGCCTGGCTCCTTGGCGCTTGTATCAGTTCAAGAGACAGCGTCCCTTTACCCGCTGCCGGTGTGTTTGCAGTAGTGCCGCCTCCGCCTCCGCAAGCTGCAAGCAACAGCATCAT
Encoded here:
- a CDS encoding 2-oxoacid:acceptor oxidoreductase family protein, producing the protein MRKDVLIAGFGGQGVLLAGNLLSYAAIDEGKNVSYFPAYGVEKRGGSATCTVVIADGAVGSPVVGQPSVLVVLNQASLERFGARVRPGGILIVNSSLVDVSALNRTDIQVVTVPMNEIATELGDLRMVNMVAVGAYVALTGAVQLPSLVSALSQALPERNHRFIPANVKAIETGAEAARAKKEA
- a CDS encoding thiamine pyrophosphate-dependent enzyme — translated: MQQVFKRPQSLKDVQTHFCPGCHHGTIHRLVADAMDLYGVQEQTIGVASVGCSVFLYGYFDIDVVEAPHGRAPAVATGVKRAKPGSFVFTYQGDGDLAAIGTAEIIHAANRGEDITVVFVNNTTYGMTGGQMAPTTLVGQKTSTSPYGRDKSKDGSPIRMAELLAQLGGVAYSARVAVDSPKHVLEAKKVIREAFGYQAQGKGFSFVEVLSACPTNWGMNPLKANARIGEEMIPYFPLGVFKKEE
- a CDS encoding 3-methyl-2-oxobutanoate dehydrogenase subunit VorB — translated: MSKRLFVKGNEAAAMGAVEAGCRYYFGYPITPQSDIPEYLSRELPGLNGEFIQAESEIGAINMLLGASATGVRAMTSSSSPGISLKQEGISYMAGAELPGVIINISRSGPGLGGIDASQSDYFQCVKGGGHGGYHIPVLAPNSVQEMYDLTMHAFDLADLYRTPVMLLGDSVIGQMKEALVPNPRPVRELPAKGWAVRGKSGAEQRVVKSLFLGDGELEAHNWHLHAKYKVMKEKECISEEYETADARLIVVGFGSVSRIAHTAVTMARAEGMKVGLFRPVTLFPFPEKALEEAAGRAGKVLVVELNTGQMVEDVRLSVGAAAQVSFYGRPPGAGSLPSPEELLEVIRKNYGETAR
- a CDS encoding 4Fe-4S dicluster domain-containing protein, whose product is MGKIVIDEMRCKGCGICTIACPKKLIRLCEKVNIQGYAPAEAPNQEQCTGCALCAEICPDVAITVFK
- a CDS encoding MucR family transcriptional regulator; its protein translation is MASSLLELTASIVSSHASVTEMSGDDLLLELQKVHGALQKLEVETGEGVERGEGKGPAVTLKKAFQPDQISCMLCGKSGMKTLARHLAQVHGIKPGEYRKQFGIPSNQALTAKNFSEARRRMAQEKGLADNLAKARAVRAAKLAAKGGAEKKPAKTPRVPKQKQQMSA
- a CDS encoding pseudouridine synthase — protein: MQERLQKILSQAGIASRRESETIIAAGRVAVNGVVVTELGTKADPDTDTITVDGKSITVTEQRVYLLLYKPVGYMTTMKDPEGRPIVTDLLKGIKERVYPVGRLDYNTEGLLLLTNDGAFANMLMHPSHEVDKGYLVRVSGQVSAEQIRRLAEGVKLEDGMTAPAKVLPVSESENNSWISITIHEGRYRQVRRMCEAVGLNVVRLKRSRYDFLVIGDMKPGDFRHLTADEVAKLRRKTVPTGTGRGPRKTGVVARRKVTPRR
- a CDS encoding YncE family protein, which codes for MTKSYKRDGQQYLYFSQKTGDSVCVMDIGKNKPKLVETIKVGVQPASLVTNRSKTRLYVINRGSDSVSIVDTTTAPMETVATLSLGAVPYAIAVDPEQTRAFVSCGPMDAGTIKIIDLTVNPPVLVNTTPVRGLLFHGMAVSPDSKRLFVAGGPKDDTINDSLSVYDITASAPVLIATVEGQNESPEFVYVNPTGSYAIASFRQGGINVFDAAATPPVLLSTVGSGEVNGSALSPDGHLLLMGYAEPAGGEGNFAIYDVSSIPPGTGLFFTNAYPPGPMTFSADGARLYMMSGNELVMFDMTMHPPQVTGHVAVTGPAGGITI
- a CDS encoding DUF445 domain-containing protein: MDTRQLALKKNKAVAGALLVGAALLFIVARFNHGTGPWAWVAAFAEAAMVGALADWFAVVALFRHPLGLPIPHTAIVAEKKESIADNMGRFIQEKFLATEVLVERMREFDPARHLCNYLLDRDNAAGLARGITRVISESIDFLEDERVSKVVSAALGDRIDRFDAATSAANLFDSLRKDSRHQVVLDELLKRLGGWLATPESQEKVAVALDNWVDAEYPLLSKFIPNRPQFSRNAGEKIVKKVSGFLDAVNADPTHELRHEFDRAVSDFIVRLRHDEGMREKVAELKRELVDNQQLSHYAKGLVSDLKNWMVQDLDREHSSIQKKIADAAVALGNTLSQCGELGDSINEHLEGVVRKYAGDLRSGLARHISGTVKEWENEEFINEIELSIGSDLQFIRMNGTLVGGMIGILLHAASLVIG